Proteins from a single region of Apium graveolens cultivar Ventura chromosome 7, ASM990537v1, whole genome shotgun sequence:
- the LOC141672764 gene encoding NDR1/HIN1-like protein 6 gives MTDRVYPSAPKPNGTTTTTTTTTAPPVAATNHHNPLPVPPAKSHLRHPYRQNPPHPARRRHRTKRNYFCCCCCWSIFIVMILLIAAAIAGAIAYSIYKPHRPTFSFTSLKISQFNLTTSSFDDSTRLTTKLNITLSSTNPNKKLAFIYDPIQITTLTSSEVEIGQGSFKSFTSNPQNITYIHTPLHTTSQVLDADSVTSLRSDLKKKSGLPLKILLDTKVVVKADNLKTKKLGIRIKCEGVHVTAPKGKSASVASVSKAKCKVDLRVKIWKWTF, from the coding sequence ATGACAGATAGAGTCTATCCATCCGCCCCCAAACCCAACggcaccaccaccaccaccaccaccaccaccgcCCCACCAGTCGCCGCCACCAACCACCACAACCCTCTACCAGTCCCACCAGCCAAATCCCATCTCCGCCACCCTTACCGTCAAAACCCACCTCACCCCGCCCGTCGTAGACACCGTACTAAACGAAACTACTtctgttgctgctgctgctggtCAATTTTCATTGTCATGATTCTCCTCATAGCCGCCGCAATTGCGGGTGCTATAGCTTACTCTATATACAAACCTCACCGTCCCACATTCTCATTCACCTCTCTGAAAATCTCGCAATTTAATCTCACAACCTCATCCTTCGATGACTCCACGAGACTCACAACAAAACTAAACATTACTCTCTCATCCACAAACCCTAACAAGAAATTAGCATTCATCTACGACCCCATACAAATCACAACCCTAACCTCCTCAGAAGTCGAAATAGGCCAAGGATCATTCAAATCTTTCACCAGTAACCCGCAAAACATAACCTACATACACACACCATTACACACCACTTCACAAGTTCTCGACGCGGATTCAGTAACTTCATTAAGATCAGATCTGAAGAAAAAATCAGGGTTGCCATTAAAAATACTGTTGGATACAAAAGTGGTTGTGAAGGCAGATAATTTAAAGACCAAAAAGCTGGGGATTAGAATTAAATGTGAAGGTGTACATGTTACAGCACCAAAAGGTAAGTCTGCATCAGTAGCTTCTGTATCAAAAGCCAAATGTAAAGTTGATCTCAGAGTCAAGATCTGGAAATGGAcattttag